One genomic segment of Theobroma cacao cultivar B97-61/B2 chromosome 6, Criollo_cocoa_genome_V2, whole genome shotgun sequence includes these proteins:
- the LOC18507197 gene encoding F-box/kelch-repeat protein At3g23880, translated as MVAGNLPSDLIIEILSRLPVKSLLRFRCVHITWLCLLKSSYFITKHVQNPNNKDHEFLCIQYRDVSGISRYKLLTRDTSEVSLDLRIPFPSLESVVGSCNGLVCLYIDHPFPCTKILLYNPALRVQKIIPESTLSRPESGRLHHVTFGLGYDSVNNDYKVVRVASSESHKEGKLVSITQAEVHTLGMTSWREVAISPGVNFKVYGPQAFLNGAIHWLGMVCKNKNITQVIVNFEVSTEVFKLFPLPDFVLRERWVTWTDVYKNLLCVVRTGDGAYCEIWVMEEYGVPESWTRLHVIQLSLSYPLWFLGLGMNGKLVLENLWGLTVYDPDNEEIKNVKFDHPIGLFTIVTYIESLVFL; from the coding sequence ATGGTAGCTGGTAATCTACCAAGTGACCTCATCATTGAGATACTCTCGAGACTTCCAGTGAAATCTCTTTTACGTTTCAGGTGTGTACATATAACCTGGCTTTGTCTTTTAAAATCATCTTATTTTATCACCAAGCACGTTCAGAATCCAAACAACAAAGATCATGAATTCCTTTGCATCCAGTACAGGGATGTTTCAGGTATCTCTCGATATAAGTTGCTTACTCGTGACACATCGGAAGTCTCTTTAGACCTCAGAATACCCTTTCCTAGTTTGGAAAGTGTTGTTGGTTCGTGTAATGGTTTGGTTTGCTTATATATTGATCATCCTTTTCCCTGTACCAAGATTTTGCTTTATAACCCCGCTCTTAGAGTGCAGAAGATCATCCCTGAATCCACTCTTTCTCGTCCAGAAAGTGGACGTCTGCATCATGTGACATTCGGGTTGGGTTATGATTCTGTAAATAATGATTATAAGGTAGTTAGGGTAGCTTCTTCGGAATCCCATAAGGAAGGGAAATTGGTTTCTATCACGCAAGCTGAAGTACACACACTGGGAATGACTTCTTGGAGAGAAGTGGCAATATCACCGGGTGTTAACTTTAAGGTATATGGACCTcaagcatttttaaatgggGCCATTCATTGGTTGGGAATGGTTTGcaagaacaaaaatataacACAAGTAATAGTTAATTTTGAGGTCAGCACTGAGGTGTTCAAGTTGTTTCCACTGCCAGATTTTGTTCTAAGGGAAAGATGGGTTACGTGGACTGATGTTTATAAGAATTTGCTTTGTGTGGTTAGGACTGGGGATGGAGCATATTGTGAGATATGGGTGATGGAGGAATATGGTGTTCCAGAGTCATGGACTAGACTACATGTTATTCAACTCTCTTTAAGTTACCCGCTGTGGTTTTTAGGATTGGGGATGAATGGGAAGTTAGTTTTGGAAAATCTTTGGGGGCTAACTGTGTATGATCCTGATaatgaagaaattaagaatGTTAAATTCGATCATCCAATAG